In the Wyeomyia smithii strain HCP4-BCI-WySm-NY-G18 chromosome 2, ASM2978416v1, whole genome shotgun sequence genome, one interval contains:
- the LOC129725469 gene encoding GATA zinc finger domain-containing protein 14-like, with amino-acid sequence NNNNNNNNNNNNNNNNNNNNNNNNNNNNNNNNNNNNNNNHNNNHNNNNNNNNNNNNNNNNNNNNNNNNNNNNNNNNNNNNNNNNNNNNNNNNNNNNNNNNNNNNNNNNYNNNNNNNNNNNNNNNNNNNDNNKNNKNNKNNNNNNNNNNNNNNYYYYNNNNNNNNNNNNNNNNNNNKNNNNNNNNNNNNNYNNNNNNNNNNNNNNNNNNNNNNNNNNNNNNNNNNNNNNNNNNNNNYSNNNKNNNNNNKNNNNNNNNNKNNNNINNNNNNNNNNNNNNNNNNNNNNNNNNNNNNNNNNNN; translated from the exons aataataataataataataataataataataataataataataataataataataataataataataataataataataataataataataataataataataataataataataatcataataataatcataataataataataataataataataataataataataataataataataataataataataataataataataataataataataataataataataataataataataataataataataataataataataataataataataataataataataataataataataata ataataataataataataattataataataataataataataataataataataataataataataataataataataatgataataataaaaataataaaaataataaaaataataataataataataataataataataataataataattattattattataataataataataataataataataataataataataataataataataataataataaaaataataataataataataataataataataataataattataataataataataataataataataataataataataataataataataataataataataataataataataataataataataataataataataataataataataataataataataataataataataattatagtaataataataaaaataataataataataataaaaataataataataataataataataataaaaataataataatataaataataataataataataataataataataataataataataataataataataataataataataataataataataataataataataataataataataataat
- the LOC129719902 gene encoding uncharacterized protein DDB_G0292186-like: MEGIVCRKKTRSPEYTEEQIETVKTQCRWMTKKYRGTSFVLDDESYFPLSKTHIPGNDNYYSSDKSSTPPEVKYKLKHKFEKQVMLYIAISDRGISKPWFKPSGLAINQQIYQEECLDKILLPFLNEHHADGKYVFWPDKASSHYAKKTLAYLEEKKIPFVPKDRNPTTLPQCRPIEDFFGSLSALVYKNNWRAKDTKQLTTRIRNCIRKMDNNNNNNNNNNNNNNNNNNNNNNNNNNNNNNNKNNNNNNNNNNNNNNNNNNNNNNNNNNNNNNNNNNNNNNNNNNNNDNNNNNNNNNNNNNNKNNNNNNNNNNNNNNNNNNNLNNNNNNNNNNNNNNNNNNNNNNNNNNNNNNNNNNHNNHNINNNNN; the protein is encoded by the exons ATGGAAGGAATCGTCTGCAGGAAGAAGACGAGGTCGCCGGAGTACACGGAGGAGCAGATTGAGACGGTTAAAACACAGTGTCGGTGGATGACCAAAAAATACCGCGGGACGTCTTTCGTTCTGGACGACGAAAGCTATTTTCCGCTGTCCAAAACGCATATTCCAGGAAATGATAATTACTACTCCAGCGACAAGTCATCCACACCGCCTGAAGTGAAATACAAGTTGAAGCACAAGTTTGAAAAACAGGTTATGTTGTACATCGCCATTTCCGACCGGGGCATTTCAAAGCCTTGGTTCAAGCCGAGCGGTCTGGCAATCAACCAACAAATCTATCAAGAAGAGTGCCTCGATAAAATCCTGCTGCCGTTCCTGAACGAGCATCACGCGGATGGGAAGTACGTCTTCTGGCCAGACAAGGCTTCTTCCCATTACGCCAAGAAGACGCTGGCGTATCTTGAGGAGAAAAAGATACCGTTCGTGCCGAAAGATCGTAACCCAACAACTTTGCCCCAGTGCCGCCCAATAGAGGATTTCTTTGGCTCACTCAGTGCCCtagtatataaaaacaattggaGGGCCAAGGATACGAAGCAACTGACTACAAGAATCCGGAATTGTATCCGGAAAATGGAC aataataataataataataataataataataataataataataataataataataataataataataataataataataataataataataataaaaataataataataataataataataataataataataataataataataataataataataataataataataataataataataataataataataataataataataataataataataataataataatgataataataataataataataataataataataataataataataaaaataataataataataataataataataataataataataataataataataataatttaaataataataataataataataataataataataataataataataataataataataataataataataataataataataataataataataataataatcataataatcataatattaataataataataat
- the LOC129719903 gene encoding uncharacterized protein LOC129719903: protein MSLASVTAQMEEMRASSTPNRNESTRGDRSLDRHCGNQEDNFDCYSECGSYTSNRHTPTRGGGWRNYGVGEDILDDVGRMRGEVSTMGSANFTVAEVESAFNEFSGSDFYPVLKWIQDFEEMAESIGLSDLRKYVVAKRKLSGFAESSLNTVRHVTNWNALKDFLIEEFHCRENSAGIYEQLRNRKQKATETVFEYFLVMRELGAKADLEAEAIISYTVNGIMDNSAEKTVLYGARTVNDLMEKLHCDIVHRSRNRAAETRRLVCYKCQEPGHMMRDCPKDKRSVKMCNAKSVVDGGTFLSVMIGTEPKQVFFDCGAAVSLIRVDLQKNLQLPLNQEEKQELHTLSGPVWTLGTIVLQIRISDTVMPLKFCVMAMEHLNMEMLLGHDLFSHIVNPAIRERTVNLVSNYNPRMTASTDVKLRIVLKEETPIQQHPRRLAPLEKEIAQKQVDQWLKNGIIQPSASEFSSPIVLAHKKDWSGRLCVDYRRLNKVLVRDHFPLPLIEDILDDLHGARVFTTLDLENGFFHVPVDDSSRKYTSFVTPFDQYEFLVTPFGLSTSPTVFLRYINDIFRDLIKKKVVVVYIDDLLIPAKDEPEALKKLTEVLAVAEQHGMRIKWSKCQFLKRKIEYLGYEVENGSMVPMENKIASIQNC from the exons ATGTCTTTGGCGAGTGTTACTGCTCAAATGGAGGAAATGCGCG CGTCAAGCACACCGAATCGTAATGAATCGACGCGGGGTGACCGATCACTCGACCGTCATTGTGGTAATCAAGAAGACAATTTCGACTGTTATAGTGAATGTGGATCATATACGTCAAATCGTCATACCCCAACGCGCGGTGGCGGGTGGCGCAATTACGGTGTTGGTGAAGACATTTTGGACGACGTAGGACGTATGCGTGGTGAAGTTAGTACGATGGGATCTGCTAACTTCACCGTTGCGGAAGTTGAATCGGCATTTAACGAGTTCTCCGGAAGTGActtttatccggttttaaaatggattCAAGACTTTGAAGAAATGGCTGAGTCGATCGGATTGTCTGACTTGCGGAAATATGTTGTGGCAAAAAGAAAATTGAGTGGGTTTGCAGAGTCATCGTTAAATACAGTGCGTCATGTAACGAACTGGAACGCGTTAAAGGACTTTCTCATCGAAGAATTTCATTGTCGGGAAAACAGTGCAGGGATATACGAACAACTTCGCAATCGCAAACAAAAAGCGACAGAGACagtgtttgaatatttcttagTGATGAGGGAGCTTGGGGCAAAAGCCGATCTCGAGGCGGAAGCGATTATATCGTACACAGTGAACGGAATAATGGATAACAGCgcagagaagacagtgctatATGGTGCCAGAACAGTGAATGATTTAATGGAGAAACTTC ATTGTGATATTGTTCATCGTTCAAGAAATAGGGCTGCCGAAACCAGACGTCTAGTTTGCTACAAGTGCCAAGAGCCGGGACACATGATGCGGGATTGCCCGAAAGATAAGCGGTCAGTTAAGATGTGCAATGCGAAGTCTGTTGTGGATGGAGGAACATTTTTGTCTGTTATGATCGGTACTGAGCCCAAGCAAGTGTTCTTCGATTGTGGTGCTGCAGTTTCTCTGATTCGTGTTGACTTGCAGAAAAACTTGCAACTTCCTCTGAATCAAGAAGAGAAACAAGAGTTACATACGCTCAGTGGTCCTGTCTGGACTTTGGGAACAATAGTACTGCAAATACGAATATCTGACACAGTCATGCCGTTGAAGTTCTGTGTGATGGCAATGGAGCATCTAAACATGGAAATGCTGCTCGGAC ACGATCTCTTTTCGCACATCGTAAATCCTGCGATACGAGAACGAACGGTTAACCTCGTAAGCAACTATAACCCTCGTATGACGGCATCAACAGACGTCAAATTGAGAATTGTGTTGAAAGAGGAGACCCCAATCCAACAACATCCACGCCGCCTAGCACCGTTGGAAAAAGAAATCGCCCAGAAGCAAGTGGATCAGTGGCTGAAGAATGGTATCATTCAACCCAGTGCATCCGAGTTCAGCAGTCCTATTGTACTGGCCCACAAGAAAGATTGGTCTGGGAGACTATGTGTAGACTACCGACGACTGAATAAAGTGCTAGTTCGCGATCATTTCCCACTACCGCTGATCGAAGATATTCTGGATGACTTACACGGCGCAAGGGTGTTCACCACTTTGGACCTGGAGAATGGTTTCTTCCATGTTCCCGTAGACGACAGCAGCCGCAAATATACTTCCTTCGTAACCCCCTTTGATCAGTACGAATTCCTTGTCACACCATTTGGACTAAGTACGTCTCCAACTGTGTTCCTGAGGTACATCAACGATATATTCCGCGATCTGATCAAAAAGAAGGTGGTAGTCGTCTACATAGATGATTTGTTAATCCCAGCGAAAGATGAACCAGAGGCGTTGAAAAAGTTGACAGAAGTTTTGGCAGTAGCCGAGCAGCATGGTATGAGAATAAAGTGGTCAAAATGCCAGTTCCTTAAGAGGAAAATAGAGTACCTTGGCTACGAGGTTGAAAACGGATCCATGGTGCCAATGGAAAACAAAATTGCATCCATCCAAAATTGTTAA